One stretch of Prunus persica cultivar Lovell chromosome G1, Prunus_persica_NCBIv2, whole genome shotgun sequence DNA includes these proteins:
- the LOC18792345 gene encoding spindle and kinetochore-associated protein 2, translating into MGHVSEHHEATDGLVKLLTKANHDLTVVQHRLEREFQQIYPENANPMKLVSRIKKIQEELSTLEEQCRELLSAKQDLIDQARTTLVGNRNLVQRMEASMGISPNTDSEDSAFANFNQIIDEWTVQVRSKTGDEKHDSDSEDINQLLFSAIV; encoded by the exons ATGGGACACGTAAGCGAGCACCATGAAGCAACGGATGGCTTGGTGAAACTGTTGACGAAGGCGAACCACGATCTCACGGTGGTTCAGCACAGGCTCGAGAGGGAGTTCCAGCAAATCTACCCCGAAAATGCAAACCCGATGAAGCTGGTTTCAAGGATAAAGAAGATTCAAGAAGAATTGTCGACCTTGGAAGAGCAATGCCGTGAACTTCTTTCAGCCAAACag GATTTGATTGACCAGGCTAGGACGACTCTGGTTGGGAACAGAAATCTAGTGCAGCGGATGGAGGCGTCGATGGGAATTTCCCCCAACACTGATTCTGAAGATTCTGCTTTTGCTAACTTCAATCAG ATCATTGATGAGTGGACGGTTCAAGTCAGATCAAAAACAG GGGATGAAAAGCACGATTCAGATTCTGAGGATATTAATCAATTACTCTTCTCAGCTATAGTTTAA